In Penaeus chinensis breed Huanghai No. 1 chromosome 40, ASM1920278v2, whole genome shotgun sequence, one genomic interval encodes:
- the LOC125047168 gene encoding uncharacterized protein LOC125047168, whose protein sequence is MSVKKMLDRLTRRKFVTFDDTSLPRVLNTVDLTALGIGSTVGVGFYVLAGEVAKNTAGPAVTISFLIAAVASVFAGLCYAEFGARVPKAGSAYIYSYVCVGEFIAFVIGWNLILEYVIGTASVARGYSGYVDKLANNSMSEALGESMPISVDFLSDYPDFLAFGLSFILSVILAVGVKESSMMNNVFTFINLVVITYVIIAAGTQAKWENWAIPAADINATCISPNTTCINVEDDDIRDYGDGGFAPYGFAGIMQGAATCFFGFVGFDCIATTGEEAINPERSIPLSIGLSLLFVFVAYFGMSAVTTLALPYCWQDENAPLVQLFECLDMDVAKWIVSIGALFGFSASLFGAMFPLPRVIYAMADDGLLFRFLSKVNKKFKTPAIATIISGLFAGIMAMIFNLDALVDMMSIGTLLAYSIVAVCVMLLRYTDLEITNWNSEYTLLKSTIGLEACMLKMKMEMPRVLPETGGRTKPSLSNSKYSARQYFQQLFNNKGLKEPTDLTASLASYATLSFCILASVLGILLVVLQEDIGEGDVGAIVGVSIASVLMIVNVIVIARQPESKKKLTFKVPLVPWIPALSAFINLYLMFNLSPATWIRFSVWMAIGFLIYFLYGLGNSTEELKAIGKWKGIDNPGFVKDERNNSKLQVIPTIEIQPATPCSSEPNTPSTVHKTPRAKTPLPESPLVTAERQTTSAEVHNKETGSVSESEIREALASLDMIVGGNEKKRLDSDTNASILEDDQEHSSSTKRLSNSDIQARELPPLPDAGAVEDGSSSENEEEAGKESKSRKEEGSSLSTDPGYESLPQVIANKEQIANGESESEDKASQDPGYQTIEDVKAEVEKAEKERSAQGEEDIGKKPLEQSTAVEPVYSIVDKKAKKKPEPFDLQAEPVDNEPSLKVSASAPVLPLSSPPPAPPPLPQAGKGLSTSSVPSTPVIRKHPFKVLKRMSSFDDIPPSSPDSPLARHLDKFIIIPVHEPDSDSDVSVQASPRGSVQDPLMNELMARFKDQEGNKSPENDKDDKKLFYVGSEDSLENALAGADSNSFVTNLPSPTITSQTREFKRVLTKDSMLDGLDTIRERGESKIFASEEDKPKENTGEKSHDLDSLPEGLSESHHDAKKDAPKNDETHSPADDLAKDHSSESSNSLPLNGEEPVKSSFVVDQKKNEVVSETETKPEVKPSISMSDSHNEKQPAVEQVSRSDSESEKQPELKLLSMRPILKLKVYQSLRVL, encoded by the exons ATGAGTGTAAAAAAGATGTTAGATCGTCTGACCAGGAGGAAATTTGTAACTTTTGATGATACTTCACTCCCTCGTGTTCTGAATACTGTTGACCTCACAGCACTTGGTATTGGCTCAACTGTAGGCGTTGGGTTTTATGTGTTAGCTGGTGAAGTGGCAAAGAACACAGCTGGACCTGCAGTTACCATCTCATTCCTCATTGCTGCAGTTGCATCAGTATTTGCAG GGCTTTGTTATGCAGAGTTTGGTGCCCGTGTACCAAAGGCAGGGTCAGCCTACATCTACAGCTATGTATGCGTTGGCGAGTTTATCGCATTTGTCATCGGCTGGAATTTGATTTTAGAATATGTGATTG GCACAGCAAGTGTTGCCAGAGGGTATAGTGGCTATGTTGATAAACTGGCAAATAACTCCATGTCAGAGGCATTAGGGGAGTCAATGCCCATTTCAGTTGACTTTCTCTCTGATTATCCAGACTTCTTGGCCTTTGGGCTCTCCTTTATATTGTCAG ttatattaGCAGTGGGAGTTAAAGAATCGTCAATGATGAACAACGTCTTCACATTTATTAATTTAGTGGTAATTACCTATGTCATCATTGCAGCAGGAACAcaag CTAAATGGGAGAACTGGGCAATACCAGCAGCAGACATAAATGCAACATGCATAAGTCCGAACACAACATGCATAAATGTTGAGGACGACGACATAAGAGACTATGGAGATGGGGGCTTTGCTCCGTATGGCTTTGCAGGCATCATGCAAGGAGCAGCAACCTGCTTCTTTGGCTTTGTCGGTTTTGACTGTATTGCCACAACAG GAGAGGAAGCTATCAACCCTGAGCGATCGATACCTTTGTCCATTGGCCTgtccttattatttgtatttgtagctTACTTTGGGATGTCTGCAGTTACAACTTTAGCCCTTCCTTATTGCTGGCAG GATGAAAATGCTCCATTGGTGCAGTTATTTGAATGCCTAGATATGGATGTTGCAAAATGGATTGTCAGCATTGGTGCTCTCTTTGGATTTTCTGCCAG TTTGTTTGGTGCGATGTTCCCCCTACCCCGTGTCATTTATGCCATGGCTGATGATGGATTGCTCTTCCGGTTTTTATCGAAGGTTAATAAGAAGTTCAAGACGCCAGCCATTGCAACCATTATCTCGGGACTCTTTGCAG ggATCATGGCAATGATTTTCAATTTAGATGCGCTTGTGGATATGATGAGTATTGGCACACTTTTGGCCTATTCCATAGTTGCTGTTTGTGTTATGCTGCTAAG ATACACCGACTTGGAGATCACAAACTGGAATTCTGAGTATACATTACTTAAATCCAC GATAGGTTTAGAAGCAT GTatgctgaagatgaagatggagatgccCAGGGTCTTACCTGAGACTGGAGGGAGGACCAAGCCGAGTCTCAGCAACTCAAAGTACTCAGCAAGGCAGTATTTCCAACAGCTATTTAACAATAAGGGCTTGAAGGAACCAACAGATTTGACAGCATCACTAGCCAGCTATGCCACTTTATCTTTCT GTATCCTTGCAAGTGTTCTTGGAATCTTGCTCGTGGTTTTACAGGAAGACATTGGTGAGGGTGATGTTGGAGCCATTGTTGGTGTGTCTATTGCATCTGTTTTGATgattgtcaatgttattgttattgcaaggCAGCCAGAATCCAAGAAAAAACTGACTTTTAAG GTGCCCTTAGTACCGTGGATTCCAGCCCTCAGTGCCTTCATTAACTTGTATTTGATGTTTAACTTATCACCAGCCACGTGGATTCGGTTTTCAGTGTGGATGGCAATAG GCTTCCTCATATACTTTCTATACGGCCTTGGGAATAGCACAGAAGAACTAAAAGCAATAGGTAAATGGAAAGGTATAGACAACCCAGGCTTTGttaaagatgaaagaaataacAGCAAGCTTCAGGTGATACCTACCATTGAAATCCAGCCAGCTACCCCTTGCAGCTCTGAACCAAACACACCATCCACCGTCCACAAAACACCCAGGGCCAAAACACCTCTCCCAGAATCTCCACTCGTAACGGCAGAAAGGCAGACAACATCTGCAGAAGTACATAATAAGGAAACAGGGAGTGTCAGTGAAAGTGAGATAAGAGAGGCATTGGCTTCTCTGGATATGATTGTTGgtggaaatgaaaagaagaggctTGATAGTGACACAAATGCATCCATCCTTGAAGACGACCAAGAGCACTCGAGTAGCACTAAACGATTATCCAATAGCGATATTCAAGCAAGAGAATTGCCCCCTTTACCAGATGCTGGAGCTGTGGAAGATGGAAGCTCatcagaaaatgaagaagaggcaggtaaagaaagtaaatcaaggaaagaagaaggatctAGTTTATCTACTGATCCTGGCTATGAATCCTTGCCACAAGTTATAGCTAATAAAGAGCAAATAGCAAATggagaatcagaatcagaagacAAGGCAAGCCAGGATCCAGGTTATCAAACTATTGAAGATGTTAAAGCTGAAGTGGAAaaggcagagaaggaaagaagtgcACAGGGAGAAGAAGACATAGGAAAGAAGCCACTGGAGCAGAGCACAGCTGTTGAGCCAGTATATTCCATAGTTGATAAGAAAGCCAAAAAGAAACCTGAACCATTCGACTTACAGGCAGAACCCGTAGATAATGAGCCATCATTAAAGGTGTCTGCATCTGCACCtgttcttcccctctcatccccaccaccagcacctccaccactccctcaggCAGGAAAGGGATTATCAACAAGTAGTGTCCCAAGCACCCCAGTGATTAGGAAACACCCATTCAAAGTTTTGAAACGCATGTCCAGTTTTGATGATATACCTCCGTCCTCTCCAGATAGCCCATTAGCTCGTCATTTGGATAAATTCATAATCATCCCAGTCCATGAACCAGATTCAGATAGTGATGTCAGTGTGCAAGCTTCACCTAGAGGAAGTGTACAAGACCCACTAATGAATGAGCTCATGGCCAGATTTAAGGATCAAGAAGGTAATAAAAGCCCTGAaaatgacaaggatgataaaaAATTGTTTTATGTGGGTAGTGAGGATTCTTTAGAAAATGCTCTGGCAGGAGCTGATTCAAACAGTTTTGTGACAAATTTACCAAGTCCTACAATAACAAGTCAGACCAGAGAATTTAAGAGAGTGTTGACCAAAGACTCGATGCTGGATGGTCTAGACACCattagagagcgaggagagagcaaGATCTTTGCCAGTGAAGAAGACAAACCGAAAGAGAATACTGGTGAAAAATCTCATGACCTGGACTCACTGCCCGAGGGACTTTCTGAGAGCCATCATGATGCTAAAAAAGATGCTCCCAAAAATGATGAAACTCATAGTCCTGCTGATGACCTTGCAAAGGATCACAGCAGTGAGTCTTCAAACTCACTGCCTTTGAATGGTGAAGAACCTGTAAAATCTTCATTCGTCGtagatcagaaaaaaaatgaagttgtaTCTGAAACTGAAACAAAACCAGAAGTCAAACCTTCAATCAGTATGTCTGATTCCCATAATGAAAAACAGCCAGCAGTTGAACAAGTCAGTAGGTCTGATTCAGAGAGCGAAAAGCAGCCAGAATTAAAACTCCTGTCCATGAGACCGATCCTGAAACTGAAAGTGTACCAGAGCCTAAGGGTGCTGTAA
- the LOC125047021 gene encoding 39S ribosomal protein L41, mitochondrial-like, which yields MALPLGSCLVHTRAISTSAAAYGKKNFRKFLMYGKRGTRQFKEQVKSDPTSEFHQLFSRGVRPIGELVGKKYEVIPEMIPQLIVPDLEGFKLKPYVSYRVPDVVQGEFRPQDLFHAVYSQKIAEDFKAGKLDEEGRPQEPSEEEQLTPEVAKAKALMIGSDRF from the exons aTGGCTCTCCCCCTGGGCTCGTGCCTCGTCCACACGCGAGCGATTTCGACCTCTGCCGCCGCTTATGGCAAGAAGAACTTTAGGAAGTTTCTTATGTATGGCAAGAGAGGGACAAGGCAGTTCAAGGAGCAAGTGAAAAGCGATCCTACTTCGGAGTTTCATCAGTTATTTA gtCGTGGTGTGAGGCCAATTGGTGAACTTGTAGGGAAGAAGTACGAAGTGATTCCTGAAATGATTCCACAGCTTATTGTACCTGACTTAGAAGGATTTAAG CTGAAACCCTACGTATCCTATCGTGTGCCAGATGTTGTCCAAGGGGAATTCCGTCCCCAAGACCTTTTCCACGCAGTGTATAGCCAGAAGATCGCAGAGGACTTCAAGGCTGGCAAGCTTGATGAGGAAGGCAGACCCCAAGAGCCATCGGAGGAGGAACAGCTGACTCCAGAGGTTGCGAAGGCGAAGGCACTGATGATCGGATCAGACAGGTTCTGA